The following are from one region of the Pocillopora verrucosa isolate sample1 chromosome 3, ASM3666991v2, whole genome shotgun sequence genome:
- the LOC136279376 gene encoding uncharacterized protein codes for MYAVSCGGNMSREAAKKKYGISDLTLLNNTVENAIEQAREIRDAVDHLSNVKEDCILEELGIFCGNDSKSDSDESESSDDETSENGSDTGCPDDVDSENNGQNSDVPPNSSALDPDVIMKGMATVSPAPGNEHLLMLLRENNHNWFSFVGELKMLLHMYTPGVLNQVLVDFAAFLPFSDLSDEEERLVEQSRQAFLMTERRRVAREDDDVLSDSESDDPEDWVDVGKGLTEKMKSLVVNEKRKQKKRDRRRFLKLVAEKSVLKRRVPKRASKLLKQFPNLGKDIEDFVHENRIGADAWRRTGVATFDGNVKSGPRVTYRKIKEHPERKYQRKFSYGAIVQLSVVRNKRRQSSKRYWGAAQITCRRARKGFNIKLNPDAH; via the coding sequence ATGTATGCAGTGAGTTGTGGTGGTAACATGTCGAGAGAAGCAGCTAAAAAGAAGTATGGTATATCAGATCTGACATTATTAAACAACACTGTTGAAAATGCTATTGAACAGGCGAGGGAGATTCGTGATGCAGTAGATCATTTGTCAAATGTAAAAGAGGACTGCATCCTAGAAGAACTTGGTATATTTTGTGGTAATGATTCCAAAAGTGACAGTGACGAAAGTGAATCAAGTGACGATGAAACAAGTGAAAATGGCAGTGACACAGGCTGCCCCGATGACGTGGATAGTGAAAACAATGGTCAGAATTCCGATGTTCCACCCAACAGCAGTGCCTTAGACCCTGATGTCATTATGAAAGGAATGGCCACAGTTTCCCCTGCACCAGGCAATGAACACCTCCTGATGCTTCTTAGAGAAAACAATCACAATTGGTTTTCATTTGTGGGGGAATTGAAGATGTTGCTTCACATGTACACCCCTGGGGTCCTAAACCAGGTGCTTGTGGATTTTGCAGCATTCCTGCCCTTCAGTGACTTGtctgatgaagaagaaagaCTAGTGGAACAATCCCGGCAAGCATTCTTGATGACAGAGAGGAGAAGAGTAGCAAGAGAAGATGATGATGTGTTGTCTGATTCAGAGAGCGATGATCCAGAGGATTGGGTGGATGTGGGTAAAGGACTCACTGAGAAGATGAAATCACTTGTGGTAaacgaaaagagaaaacagaagaaaaggGATAGGAGAAGGTTTCTAAAGCTGGTGGCAGAGAAAAGTGTACTGAAGAGAAGAGTTCCAAAACGTGCTTCAAAATTACTTAAGCAATTCCCTAACCTTGGGAAAGATATTGAAGATTTCGTACATGAAAATCGAATTGGGGCAGATGCATGGAGAAGAACGGGTGTTGCCACCTTTGATGGAAACGTTAAGAGTGGGCCTCGTGTGACATACCGCAAAATCAAAGAACACCCTGAAAGAAAGTATCAGAGAAAGTTTAGTTATGGGGCAATTGTCCAGCTGTCTGTTGTCCGGAACAAAAGGCGCCAATCTTCCAAACGCTATTGGGGTGCAGCACAGATTACTTGCAGAAGGGCTCGAAAAGGATTTAACATCAAGCTAAACCCAGATGCACACTGA
- the LOC131771184 gene encoding serine-rich adhesin for platelets-like, whose product MPRTRGIRALLRFWQNTPGPYPRDLHVICCLNVQRFSPQDKQARSLDVLLALEIMDWKQFFLNAGLEEDLSQQYAKKFEENRMQQKHLSQLTKQLLQELGINAIGDIMTILQIAKKQLLLVQLKPDDFHPHQDQQSSEVPQVSQRKSGLKQTTLVILQGSRVLGVGPTISGCQGGIGDAKNVAVTVDKEVLERESRIYGRSENQTLSKYEEAINRCALACCEEDVSLLKDRKKLFELAREKADSGGYSYKKQRSRSKVFGDEKMAKEGAKRQKLLFDQRQRRTEVLVEDMTSATDTIKLLELQRSKFVTGEKYLQAAEVVSQITEWRGKQRKLQAELSKLQKADARSMKYHKGKSAKGRAELKTMESFIISKSKGPSDVSTSSGSCSSTESTSSEADVNDAVMQKGTPSECCSVGKNVASSSRAFSTKSTSSEVDVHDVVMQEGTPSECWSAGSTSCSSISAEAAVGYQSSPHSSSQDGQSDDPLFLKAPRTV is encoded by the exons ATGCCCCGCACACGGGGCATTAGAGCGCTTTtgcgtttttggcaaaataccCCGGGGCCATACCCACGGGATTTGCACGTAATCTGCTGTCTCAACGTTCAGCGGTTTTCGCCACAGGACAAGCAAGCTCGCTCGCTCGATGTTCTTCTAGCCCTCGAG ATCATGGATTGGAAACAGTTCTTTTTAAATGCAGGGTTAGAAGAAGACCTTTCGCAACAATATGCGAAAAAGTTTGAGGAAAACAG gatGCAGCAAAAGCACCTCTCCCAATTGACAAAGCAGTTGTTGCAAGAGTTAGGCATTAACGCGATTGGGGACATAATGACCATCTTGCAAATTGCTAAAAAGCAG CTACTACTTGTACAACTTAAACCAGATGATTTCCATCCTCACCAAGACCAACAG TCCTCAGAAGTACCACAAGTATCTCAAAGAAAATCTGGGTTAAAACAAACAACCTTGGTAATCTTGCAGGGAAGTAGAGTGCTGGGAGTTGGTCCTACAATTTCA gGTTGCCAGGGGGGTATTGGAGATGCAAAAAATGTGGCTGTAACGGTAGACAAAGAGGTCCTGGAAAGAGAGAGTAGAATATACGGTCGCTCAGAAAACCAGACACTTTCCAAATATGAAGAAGCAATCAACAGATGTGCCTTAGCTTGTTGTGAAGAGGATGTCAGTCTCCTTAAAGATAGGAAAAAGCTCTTCGAGTTAGCAAGAGAAAAGGCTGATTCCGGTGGATACAGTTACAAGAAACAGAGATCTAGATCAAAAGTGTTCGGTGATGAAAAAATGGCCAAGGAAGGTGCAAAGCGTCAGAAGTTGCTGTTCGACCAACGTCAGCGACGAACTGAGGTGTTGGTGGAGGATATGACAAGTGCCACAGATACCATAAAGTTGTTAGAGCTTCAAAGAAGCAAGTTTGTGACTGGTGAAAAGTACCTTCAAGCCGCTGAAGTGGTCTCCCAAATAACCGAATGGCGAGGGAAACAGAGAAAGCTGCAAGCAGAGCTTAGTAAGCTTCAAAAGGCTGATGCTCGGTCAATGAAGTATCACAAGGGAAAAAGTGCCAAGGGCAGAGCAGAGCTGAAAACCATGGAAAGTTTTATCATTAGTAAATCGAAAGGACCAAGTGATGTGTCTACCTCATCTGGGTCATGCAGTTCAACCGAGTCCACCAGCAGCGAGGCCGATGTCAATGATGCTGTCATGCAAAAAGGTACACCAAGTGAGTGTTGCAGTGTAGGTAAAAATGTTGCCAGTTCAAGTAGGGCATTTTCAACCAAATCCACCAGCAGTGAGGTCGATGTTCATGACGTTGTCATGCAAGAAGGTACACCAAGTGAGTGTTGGAGTGCAGGCAGTACATCATGTAGTTCCATCAGTGCCGAGGCAGCTGTTGGCTATCAGAGTTCTCCACACAGCTCAAGCCAGGATGGACAAAGTGATGATCCACTTTTTCTCAAAGCCCCACGGACCGTATAG
- the LOC136279380 gene encoding Golgi apparatus protein 1-like gives MPKSIMAPVRMTVSLGIILLLGCHLAYSLPDTDSPKREQSDKIIDSNNPSVRKEEHDNEVDEQSNQVPKAPEKHTQRSNAPANSDGEVDQRDKSREEKRPDGKIRFSGGSQKIGGDESPCADDISRLCPQIPKGNNFGLLVCLQEKAMEDDLSSDCHHMLWEFKRKFSKDEKFEQTVKTRFCVEDLKKFQDCQKPGEIVACLLENRQNLTVPSCKHMMTKMQAIFFSDFRLISHFLEDCSPDVNKYKCGRIPSEQEDEDIHSQNDVLECLEEHQDDLSQACQKQIYRLAELSSDDYHLDRPLYYACKDDRERFCVDVPSGEGRVYKCLKKHKLEEQMSDECKDKLTERQKLEAKDAKANYPLMKNCLKYYTEFREKYECERGSTKHGAMANILICLEKAIQNDEKVGGKCQAELFDLRQQLMTDYSLNPEIVAKCDMEIRDSCQKEATVKEGKTIDCLMALAEEHEGDDSKIRPQCFAAVEELLEETGAGSDYRIDHTLYQACEPVVQTVCKDKGKKEGDVMVLSCLMENLHTDNMIPECEVQLLHLEFFIARDFKLDPVMQKACQGDVQKVCGADSLEDQDSHPVSLILSCLYRHIVLDTDVKVSPKCAAHVERAMHQRAMDVRLMPEIQRACVVDLGKQCSDQVEKGEEIECLQEKFDNLTATCQKAISDFTEEEGEDYKLDRVLVRACSGMVTKFCEDIVTQGNTEGVLPCLVEHKNDQGMDEKCYTAINHWQLVEMKDFHFSHEFKRACKDDARTHCREAKSKHDLVVCLSKKIREAVISEEEHVISDTCRKHLKIEKEIESENVEFDPVMMVKCMADIARLCHQVTFGQAKMLECLKDNREQLSDQCRETVFKREEEEFEDPELDYKLRKTCRKMIKLFCDDVQPSELFSCLKKYKNEPEMERSCQDVITKRQIRQTKDVRLDPQLGKFCKLDIGKFCKEIPRGEGKIVECLKKRYESLSDECMDYITRLMREAARDYRLDPKLSKECTADIKKFCSGVPPSNVENCLKEHLGSVGKKECRVEIVRKMREGRTDIQSDPVLFKACAVDVKRHCSDILFGRGKVMKCLLEAHDSKRARFDRECLAHLTNRIKMWEVAARVRTDETTAEYALTCSASPSKNYFFVIFATCLALIFVGGLVFGRLSKRIKREVKDR, from the exons ATGCCGAAATCAATCATGGCGCCGGTGCGGATGACTGTGTCTTTGGGAATAATTCTTCTATTAGGATGTCATTTGGCTTATTCTCTACCTGATACCGACTCACCAAAACGCGAACAATCTGATAAAATCATTGATTCAAATAATCCTTCTGTAAGGAAGGAAGAGCATGACAATGAAGTAGACGAACAAA GTAATCAAGTGCCCAAAGCCCCTGAGAAGCATACCCAGCGATCCAATGCTCCTGCTAACTCTGACGGTGAAGTAGACCAAAGAG ATAAATCAAGGGAAGAGAAAAGACCAGATGGAAAAATTAGATTTTCCGGAGGAAGTCAGAAGATTGGTGGTGATGAGTCACCATGCGCTGACGATATCAGCCGACTTTGTCCACAAATTCCTAAGGGAAACAACTTTGGTCTTCTGGTTTGTCTACAGGAGAAAGCAATG GAAGATGACTTGTCCTCAGATTGCCATCAT atgCTTtgggaatttaaaagaaaattctctaAAGATGAAAAGTTTGAACAGACAGTGAAAACTAGATTTTGTGTGGAGGACTTGAAAAAG TTCCAAGACTGTCAGAAACCAGGAGAGATTGTTGCGTGTTTGTTGGAAAACAGGCAGAATCTTACAGTTCCATCCTGCAAACATATGATGACTAAAATGCAGGCCATTTTCTTCAGTGATTTCCGACTGATCTCGCACTTTTTGGAGGATTGTTCACCAGATGTGAACAAATATAAGTGTGGCAGAATTCCATCAGAGCAGGAGGATGAG GATATCCACTCCCAAAATGATGTGTTAGAATGTCTTGAGGAACACCAAGATGACTTATCACAAGCATGTCAGAAGCAGATATATCGTCTTGCTGAACTGTCTTCAGATGACTACCATCTTGATCGACCCTTATATTATGCCTGTAAAGATGACAGGGAGAGGTTTTGTGTTGATGTCCCATCAGGGGAGGGGAGAGTGTACAAATGCTTGAAGAAACACAAGTTAGAGGAACAAATGAGTGATGAG TGTAAAGATAAGTTGACAGAGAGACAAAAGTTAGAAGCTAAGGATGCTAAG gcCAACTATCCACTGATGAAGAATTGCTTGAAGTACTATACAGAATTTAGGGAAAAATATGAATGTGAAAGAGGAAgcacaaaacatggagccatgGCAAACATTCTGATATGTTTGGAGAAAGCTATACAAAATG ATGAAAAAGTGGGTGGCAAATGCCAGGCAGAATTATTTGATCTGCGACAACAGTTGATGACAGATTACTCCCTCAATCCTGAGATTGTTGCTAAATGTGACATGGAAATCAGAGACAGCTGTCAGAAAGAGGCAACAGTGAAGGAGGGAAAGACAATTGACTGCTTAATGGCCTTAGCAGAGGAACATGAAGGGGATGATAGTAAGATCAGACCACAATGCTTCGCAGCA GTTGAGGAACTTTTAGAGGAAACTGGTGCAGGAAGTGATTACCGCATTGATCATACCTTGTACCAAGCATGTGAACCTGTTGTGCAGACTGTCTGTAAAGATAAGGGCAAAAAGGAAGGAGATGTTAT GGTTTTGTCTTGTCTGATGGAAAATCTTCACACAGACAACATGATACCAGAATGTGAGGTACAGCTGCTTCATCTGGAATTTTTCATTGCAAGAGACTTCAA GCTCGATCCTGTGATGCAGAAAGCATGTCAGGGTGATGTCCAGAAAGTCTGTGGTGCTGATTCCCTTGAGGACCAAGACTCGCATCCAGTCAGCCTGATTTTGTCATGTCTTTATCGACATATTGTGCTGGATACAGACGTAAAG GTCTCCCCCAAATGTGCTGCACATGTAGAACGAGCCATGCACCAAAGGGCTATGGATGTACGTCTGATGCCTGAAATACAAAGAGCTTGTGTGGTAGATCTTGGAAAACAGTGCAGTGATCAAGTTGAAAAAGGAGAG GAGATAGAGTGTTTGCAGGAGAAATTTGACAACCTCACTGCAACTTGCCAAAAAGCCATTAGTGATTTTACTGAGGAGGAGGGAGAG GACTACAAACTGGACAGGGTTCTAGTGCGTGCTTGCTCTGGAATGGTGACAAAGTTTTGTGAG GATATTGTAACCCAAGGTAACACAGAAGGAGTCCTACCATGTTTAGTTGAACACAAAAATGATCAAGGAATGGATGAGAAGTGTTATACAGCCATTAACCACTGGCAACTG gttGAAATGAAAGACTTTCATTTTTCCCATGAATTCAAAAGAGCTTGCAAAGATGATGCAAGGACACACTGTAGGGAGGCAAAGAGCAA ACATGACCTTGTTGTTTGTTTGAGTAAAAAGATCCGAGAGGCTGTTATTAGCGAAGAAGAACATGTCATTTCTGATACTTGTCGCAAACACTTGAAGATAGAGAAGGAGATTGAG tCGGAAAATGTCGAATTTGATCCTGTGATGATGGTGAAGTGCATGGCAGATATTGCAAGATTGTGTCACCAAGTTACATTTGGTCAAGCAAAG ATGTTGGAGTGCCTCAAAGACAACCGCGAACAGTTATCTGACCAATGTAGAGAGACAGTGTTCAAGCGCGAG GAGGAAGAGTTTGAAGACCCCGAGTTGGACTACAAACTGAGAAAAACGTGTCGGAAGATGATCAAA CTGTTTTGCGATGACGTCCAACCGTCTGAGTTATTTTCTTGCCTCAAAAAGTACAAGAATGAACCGGAAATGGAGCGCAG CTGCCAGGATGTGATCACCAAAAGACAGATAAGGCAAACGAAAG atGTGAGACTCGATCCACAGCTTGGTAAATTTTGCAAGTTAGACATCGGGAAATTTTGCAAGGAAATTCCTCGTGGTGAAGGGAAGATTGTGGAATGCCTGAAGAAAAGATATGAG TCGTTGTCTGACGAGTGCATGGACTACATAACCAGGCTGATGCGTGAGGCAGCACGTGACTACAGATTGGATCCAAAGCTCTCAAAAGAGTGTACTGCTGAT ATTAAGAAGTTTTGTAGTGGTGTTCCGCCGTCTAACGTGGAAAACTGCCTCAAAGAACATTTAGGATCAGTTGGAAAAAAGGAATGTCGAGTG GAAATAGTTCGGAAGATGAGAGAAGGCCGCACAGATATACAATCTGACCCTGTGCTATTCAAGGCATGTGCAGTGGATGTCAAACGTCACTGTTCAGATATACTATTTGGACGAGGAAAAG TAATGAAGTGTCTCTTGGAGGCTCACGACTCAAAACGGGCACGCTTTGACAGGGAATGCCTGGCACATTTGACGAACAGAATAAAGATGTGGGAAGTAGCTGCTAGGGTACGAACTGATGAAACTACCGCTGAATATGCACTCAC TTGTTCCGCTTCGCCTTCCAAGAACTACTTCTTCGTCATTTTTGCAACTTGCTTAGCTCTTATTTTTGTTGGCGGACTTGTGTTCGGTCGACTTTCCAAGAGAATCAAAAGAGAGGTCAAGGATCGCTGA